The DNA segment TAAAATAACCATAACAAGAGCGTTGAGAGGTTTACCAGGTGTCCTTTACAAGGCACCGCACACAAACCGTAGCATCTTACACAGCATTAGCAGCTAACTGCAGAATGAACCATGGTCTCATTTGGACTAAGGGACCTTCTTCTTGTGTTTACTTCCTGGCTCCCACTCCAGAAACATCTGACCCATAAACAGGGAACGTTCTCACATGATTTGCAGTGATGCATTTTGGCTCAATAGGTTTTTTCTCTGTGTCAAAAGAAATCGAACCAAAGAAggagaaactttaaaaaagtcaATTGTTTGTGGTGGTGTGAAGCTGGGAATCGAACTCTGGTGCAGACTAAACACGGACTAAATCAAGACCCACAATCCAGCTGCAAGAGGACTAATAGAAAATGAATGGGTTCAACAGCAGATGACAAAGTAAGTGACAAGAGGACATTAATCGTACCTCCTCTTGGCGGTGGCGCTGCCATCCTGCTCGGCCCTCCTCCACAGGTAGACCAGCAGCCTGTGCTTCAGGGAGTTGATGGTTTTGTCGGTGTACAGGCGGGGGAAGCCCGGCTGGCTCTCCGCCTGAGCCTCAGTGTAAACAGCTGAAAGAGTCAGGAGGTCGTCCTCGTAACAGAAACGCCCGATGGTCCTCACGTCCAGGAACGTTCCCTCTGGAGTCACCTGgttgaaagagagacagagaaataaacttCATAACTGAGTTCAACTTGTTTTACTgtagatttacattttaaatctacaTGAAATCCCTTTCTGCTCACCTGGAACACGTGTATGGTCTGCTGTTGGACCGACAGCACAGCCAGGATGTTCCTGTAGAGGTAGAGCCCCTGGTTGTGGGACAGGATTATTTTGTCGCACTTGAAGGACCTGGTGTCACAGAGCCTGCCGGTGTGGAGGTCGATGATGTGGAGGGAGTAGTCCTCGAGAGGAGAGCGGGGATTCGGAGTCACAGATTCGTTGTTACGATAAACCTGGTGGGAGACAAAATACAGATGAAAGAGGCGAACTGAGCCAAACTATGGAGGTAAATTTGTAGTGTCCTTGTAAATTTGGGAAGTTTGAAGGTGTCATTACCTCAAAGAAATATGGTGGCGGCTCCTCTGGGACGTACACGGCTGAGCCGACGATAACAAACCGGCAGTCGTCCGTGAAGAGGCTGCATTCCCTGTTCAGGTGTTCTCCATTTGAGGCCACGTTAgtgacatggaggagggagaagaagcGCTCGAAGAGACGGCCTCGGATGTTGAGGGAGCGCTGGTCATTGGCCGTTAGAAGAGTCTCTCCCTCTTGACCTCGCAGCAGGTCCTGAGCAGCCTGACAGCCTTGGTATTCATATATCTGGAAGAGGGAGTTGTTCCTTCATCTTTTTGTCTCGGGTATATTAGGTATTTAAACGGAACAAATCGGTTCCCGGTCTATTCAATGTGATATTTTAAGAGTCAAACTATTTTTATTGAAGGGAAATctatgagaagaaaaaagataGAGATGTAACAGGGAGGTTTCTGTCCTCTTACCTCCAGAGACGTCTGATCAGAGGAGAAGGCAATGAAGCAGCGTCCATCTGGTGAAAACTTCCTGAGGAAGCAGGGCGGCTTCTCCACATTGACCACAGTGAAGTTGGGGAAGAGGTTTTGGTGGAAGCAGCGAACTCTGTACCACTGAGCTCCCGGTCGGCCCGAGCAGATCCTGCGCCTCTCGAGACGATGGACCACATTCTGATTCTGGATGCGTCTGGGTTTCAGGGTCTGAGTGTCGTCGTCCATCGCTGTGACCAAAGAATGACCTCAGACCTCAGTAGGTAGTCACACAGgctgggtggggtggggggtgggggtgggggggggaccgGTGAAGCGACTACAT comes from the Hippoglossus hippoglossus isolate fHipHip1 chromosome 6, fHipHip1.pri, whole genome shotgun sequence genome and includes:
- the det1 gene encoding DET1 homolog: MDDDTQTLKPRRIQNQNVVHRLERRRICSGRPGAQWYRVRCFHQNLFPNFTVVNVEKPPCFLRKFSPDGRCFIAFSSDQTSLEIYEYQGCQAAQDLLRGQEGETLLTANDQRSLNIRGRLFERFFSLLHVTNVASNGEHLNRECSLFTDDCRFVIVGSAVYVPEEPPPYFFEVYRNNESVTPNPRSPLEDYSLHIIDLHTGRLCDTRSFKCDKIILSHNQGLYLYRNILAVLSVQQQTIHVFQVTPEGTFLDVRTIGRFCYEDDLLTLSAVYTEAQAESQPGFPRLYTDKTINSLKHRLLVYLWRRAEQDGSATAKRRFFQFFDQLRRLRMWKMQLLDEHHLFIKYTSEDVVTLRVTDPSQPSFFVVYNMVSTEVLAVFENTSDQLLELFENFCDLFRNATLHSQAVQFPCSASSNNYARQVQRRFKDTIVNAKYGGHTEAVRRLLGQLPISAQSYSSSPYLDLSLFSYDDKWVSVMERPKTCGDHPIRFYARDSGLLKFKIQAGLLGRPVNHAVRRLVAFTFHPFEPFAISVQRTNAEYVVNFHMRHVCA